The sequence TCGCTCGATCAGCCCGCGGTAGCGCGTGATGTCGGTCGCCGCGAGGTACTTCAGCAGCCGGCGACGCTGGCCTACCAGCAGCAGCAGCCCGCGGCGGCTGTGGTGGTCGTGCTTGTGCGTACGCAGGTGGTCGGTGAGGTCCGCGATCCGGCGCGACAGCATCGCCACCTGGACCTCGGGAGAGCCGGTGTCGCCCTCGACGGTCGCGTAGTCCGTCATGATCTGCTTCTTCACGTCGTTGGCAAGCGCCACGCCGCAACTCCCTCGTACGTCTCAGGTGTGTGCCGCCGGTCGTTGTCACGGAGGCAAACGTCACACCGCACCCTCGTGGTGCGTGACTTACAGGGTAGCAGGCCGGGAGGCCGGGCCCGTTACCGCAGCTTGTCGCGGGTGCGGTCGACGTCGACGGCCATCTGCTCGATCAGCGCGTCGATGCTGTCGAACTTCTCCATCCCGCGGAGCCGCTCGACGAACTCGACCCCGAGCTCCACGCCGTAGATGTCCTCGTCGAAGTCGAGGATGTAGGCCTCGACCGTCCGCATCTTGCCCTCGAACGTCGGGTTGGTGCCGACCGAGATCGCCGCCGGCAGCCGCTTCTTGTTCAGCACGGCCCAGCCCGCGTACACCCCGTCGGCGGGGATGGCCACGTGCTTCTCGGTGTGCACGTTCGCGGTCGGGTAGCCGAGCTGCCGGCCCCGGCCCTCGCCGCGCACCACGATGCCGTCGATCCGGTGCGGGCGCCCGAGCGCCTTCGCCGCCTGCCCGACCTCACCGGCGTCGATGCTGGATCGGACGAACGTGGAGGACAGCGTCACGTCGTCGTCGCGGAGCATCCCCACCCCTTCGGTCGAGAACCCGAACCTTGAGCCCAGAGTACGCAAGAGATTCAGATCGCCGGCGGCCTTGTGACCGAAGCGGAAGTTCTCCCCGACCACGACGGCCTCCGCGTGCAGCGTCTCTACCAGCACGACGTGCACGAACTCGTCCGGAGGCATCCGGCTGAGCTCGGGCGTGAAGGGCAAGACGAAATAAGCGTCGACCCCCAGCCAGTCGACAAGCTCCGCCTTGCGGCGGACCGGGGTGAGCACGGGCGAGTGGGTGCCGGGGCGGACGACCTCGCTCGGATGCGGGTCGAAGGTGACCAGCACGAGCGGGCGCAGGGTGTCCCGGGCGCGGTACAGCGCCTTCTGGATCAGCTCCTGGTGGCCGCGGTGCAGGCCGTCGAAGACGCCGATCGTCACCACGGACCGCCCCCATCCCGAGGGGACGCTGTCAAGGCCACGCCAGCGCAGCACCGGATCCTCCGTCTCCTCGGGCAAACCTCGTGAAGCCTACTGGGAGGCCACCTCAGGCCGGACGGAGGACCACCAGTGAGCGGGCCGCCCCGTCCCGGTCCTCCAGCAGGGCGACCGCGCGGCCGTCCGGATCGATCGCCCCGTACGGCCCCGGCACGCCGTACGGATCGAGCCGGCCGCCGCTCGCGACCCGGGCGGCCTGCTCGGCGGTCAGCGCGCGGCGCGGGAAGGCGGCGGCGACGGCCGCGTCGAGCGGGATCCCGATCGGGTCCGGCCGCTGCGCCAGTTCGTCCAGGGTGACCGCCTCGGCCAGCGTGAACGGGCCGACCCGGGTCCGGCGCAGCGCGGTCAGGTGGCCGCCGGTGCCCAGCGCCCGGCCGAGGTCGCGGGCCAGCGCCCGCACGTACGTGCCCGAGGAGCAGTCGACCTCGACGTCCAGGTCGAGCAGGTCCGCGCCCGGGCGGGCCCAGCCGGCCAGTGCCAGCCGGGACACGGTGACCGTGCGGGCGGCCAGCTCGACCTGCTCGCCGGCCCGGACCCGGGCGTAGGACCGCTTGCCGTCGATCTTGATCGCGGACACCGCGGACGGGACCTGATCGATCGTGCCGGTCAACGCCGCCAACCCCGTCGCGACCTCATTCTCGGTCACTCCGGCCGCGGAGGCGCCGCCGGTCGGTTCCCCCTCGGCGTCGTCGGTGACCGTGTCCTGCCCGAGCCGGATCGTCGCCGCGTACGACTTGTCGGTGAGCGTGAGGTGGCCGAGCAGCTTGGTCGCCCGCTCGACCCCGAGCACCAGTACGCCGGTGGCCATCGGGTCGAGGGTGCCGGCGTGGCCGACCCGCCGGGTGCGCGCGATCCGGCGGACCCGGGCCACCACGTCGTGCGAGGTCAGGCCGGCCGGCTTGTCCACCACGACCAGCCCGCCCGGGGGCAGCTCGCTCATCCGGGCAGCTGGGGGGCCGCGTCCAGGGCGGCGCGGGCCGCGGCCACGGTCGCGTCCAGGTCGGCGTCGGAGCTGAAGCCGGCCGCGAAGCGGTGCCCGCCGCCGCCGAGCGCGACCGCCGCGGCGCTCACGTCGATGGCGCCCTTCGACCGCATCGAGACCGTCCAGCCGCCGGCCAGGGCCTGCTTGCAGACCATCGCGACCTCGGCCTCGGCCGCGGTGCGGACCAGGTCGATGACGCTCTCGGCCTGGTCCGGGCCGAGGCCGGCCGCGGTCAGCTCGGCCAGCCGGGTCTCGGTCCAGACCAGCCCGAGCCCGCCCGCGGCGGCCGGCTCCAGCCGGGCCCGGGCCAGCGCGGCGCCGACCATGCCGAGCCAGCCGGCCGGGTGGGTGTCCAGCAGCCGGCGGGTGATGAGGTCGTGCCGGATGCCCGTCCGCAGCAACCGGGCCGCCAGTTCGTGCGTCTCGGCGGTGGTCGAGGCGAACCGGAACGAGCCGGTGTCGGTGACCAGTCCCGCGTACAGGCAGGCGGCGATGTCGGCGTCGAGGGCGACGTCCAGCCGCCGGACCAGCTCCTCCACCAGCACCGCGGTGGCCGCGGCGGCCGCGTCGACCAGGTGCAGCGTGCCGAAGCGGGTGTTGGAGGCGTGGTGGTCGACGACCAGCACCTCGGCCGCCGTATCCACCAGCGGGGCGAGCGAGCCGAGCCGGTCGGCGCTGCCGGTGTCGAGCGTGACCAGCAGGGCCGGCGCCGCCGGCACCGACTCCGGCGCGACCAGCAGGTCCACCCCGGGTAGCCCGGCCAGCGAGTCGGCCAGCTCGAACGGGGCGCTGAAGGACGGCAGCACCCGGGCGCCGCGGCGGCGCAGCACGTGCGCCAGCGCGAGCATGCTGCCGACCGCGTCGGCGTCCGGGTTGACATGGCAGGCCAGCACGACGTCGGGCCGGTCGGCGGTCAGTGCCGCGACGGCCTTGTCCCATTCCGCCTCGGTCGGCGGCAGCAACCCGGTCACGAGTCGGAAGACTGCCCGGCCGGTGGGGCCACGTCCACCCCACTGCTGGTGTCCTCGTCGACCTCGTCCGGGTCGTGCCGGTACGGGTCCGGGTCGCCGGCGTACGTCGCCCCTTCCCGGACCTTCTCCAGCCCGGCGTCGGCGTCGCGGGCGACCGCGAGCAGCTCGTTGATGCGCTCGGACTGCTCCGGCACCGCGTCCGGGACGAACGCCAGCGTCGGGGTGAACTTCACCCCGGTCTGCCGCCCGACCTCGGTCCGCAGGACCCCGCGGGCGCTCTCCAGCGCCATCGCGGTGGACTGCCGGGCGTCGTCGTCGCCGTACACGGTGTAGTAGAGCGTCGCGTCGCGCAGGTCCGGGGTCAGCCGGGCGTCGGTGATCGTCACCATGCCCAGCCGCGGGTCCTTGACCTGGTTCTCCAGAGTGGAGGCGACGATCTCGCGGATGCGTACCGCGAGCCGCCGCGCCCGCGCCTGGTCGGCCACCGGGGGCTCCTCGTCCTGACTAGTCGTCCGTGTCGTCCGTGTCCCGGAACAGCTGCCGCCGTACGGCCAGCAGCTGCACATCGGGTCTGTCCGCGATCAGCCGCTCGCACGCGTCGAGCAGCTCGGTCACGTGCGCGGCGTCCGCGGCCACGGCGGCGACGCCGACCTGCGTCCTGCGATGCAGGTCGGCGTCGCCCACTTCGGCCGCGGCCACCCCGTACTTCCGGCGCAGCTCCGCCACGACCGGCCGTACCACCGAGCGCTTCTCCTTCAGCGACCTGACGTCGCCGAGGAGAAGGTCGGCCACCAGTGACCCGGTGAACAACTCCGGGGTTACCGCCGCGGCTTCTCGCGCAGCTCGAACGTCTCGATCACGTCATCGATCTTGATGTCGTTGAACGAGCCGAGCCCGATGCCGCACTCGAAGCCCTCGCGGACCTCGGTCGCGTCCTCCTTGAACCGCTTGAGCGACTGCACGGTGAGGTTTTCCGCCACCACCGCGCCGTCCCGCACCAGGCGGGCCTTGGAGTTGCGCCGGATCTCGCCCGACCGCACCAGGCAGCCGGCGACGTTGCCGATCCGCGGCACCCGGAAGACCTCGCGGACCTCCGCCGTGCCGAGCTGGGCCTCCTCGAACTCGGGCTTGAGCATGCCCTTGAGCGCGGCCTCGATCTCCTCGATGGCCTGGTAGATGACGGTGTAATACCGCACCTCCACGCCCTCGCGGTCCGCGGCCTCCCGCGCCCGGCCGACCGGCCGGACGTTGAAGCCGATGATGATCGCGTCCGAGGCCGTCGCCAGGTTGACGTCGTCCTCGGTGATGCCGCCGACGCCGCGGTGGATGACCCGCAGGGCCACCTCCTCGCCCTCGCCCACCTCGATCT comes from Mycobacteriales bacterium and encodes:
- the rpsO gene encoding 30S ribosomal protein S15, with the translated sequence MALANDVKKQIMTDYATVEGDTGSPEVQVAMLSRRIADLTDHLRTHKHDHHSRRGLLLLVGQRRRLLKYLAATDITRYRGLIERLGLRR
- a CDS encoding bifunctional riboflavin kinase/FAD synthetase, which translates into the protein MLRWRGLDSVPSGWGRSVVTIGVFDGLHRGHQELIQKALYRARDTLRPLVLVTFDPHPSEVVRPGTHSPVLTPVRRKAELVDWLGVDAYFVLPFTPELSRMPPDEFVHVVLVETLHAEAVVVGENFRFGHKAAGDLNLLRTLGSRFGFSTEGVGMLRDDDVTLSSTFVRSSIDAGEVGQAAKALGRPHRIDGIVVRGEGRGRQLGYPTANVHTEKHVAIPADGVYAGWAVLNKKRLPAAISVGTNPTFEGKMRTVEAYILDFDEDIYGVELGVEFVERLRGMEKFDSIDALIEQMAVDVDRTRDKLR
- the truB gene encoding tRNA pseudouridine(55) synthase TruB — translated: MSELPPGGLVVVDKPAGLTSHDVVARVRRIARTRRVGHAGTLDPMATGVLVLGVERATKLLGHLTLTDKSYAATIRLGQDTVTDDAEGEPTGGASAAGVTENEVATGLAALTGTIDQVPSAVSAIKIDGKRSYARVRAGEQVELAARTVTVSRLALAGWARPGADLLDLDVEVDCSSGTYVRALARDLGRALGTGGHLTALRRTRVGPFTLAEAVTLDELAQRPDPIGIPLDAAVAAAFPRRALTAEQAARVASGGRLDPYGVPGPYGAIDPDGRAVALLEDRDGAARSLVVLRPA
- a CDS encoding DHH family phosphoesterase, coding for MTGLLPPTEAEWDKAVAALTADRPDVVLACHVNPDADAVGSMLALAHVLRRRGARVLPSFSAPFELADSLAGLPGVDLLVAPESVPAAPALLVTLDTGSADRLGSLAPLVDTAAEVLVVDHHASNTRFGTLHLVDAAAAATAVLVEELVRRLDVALDADIAACLYAGLVTDTGSFRFASTTAETHELAARLLRTGIRHDLITRRLLDTHPAGWLGMVGAALARARLEPAAAGGLGLVWTETRLAELTAAGLGPDQAESVIDLVRTAAEAEVAMVCKQALAGGWTVSMRSKGAIDVSAAAVALGGGGHRFAAGFSSDADLDATVAAARAALDAAPQLPG
- the rbfA gene encoding 30S ribosome-binding factor RbfA; the encoded protein is MADQARARRLAVRIREIVASTLENQVKDPRLGMVTITDARLTPDLRDATLYYTVYGDDDARQSTAMALESARGVLRTEVGRQTGVKFTPTLAFVPDAVPEQSERINELLAVARDADAGLEKVREGATYAGDPDPYRHDPDEVDEDTSSGVDVAPPAGQSSDS
- a CDS encoding DUF503 domain-containing protein, whose protein sequence is MFTGSLVADLLLGDVRSLKEKRSVVRPVVAELRRKYGVAAAEVGDADLHRRTQVGVAAVAADAAHVTELLDACERLIADRPDVQLLAVRRQLFRDTDDTDD